From Xyrauchen texanus isolate HMW12.3.18 chromosome 9, RBS_HiC_50CHRs, whole genome shotgun sequence, the proteins below share one genomic window:
- the LOC127648891 gene encoding zinc finger protein 445-like has product MEQNRPVESSQLAEVLQSLATLHQSHQQSLLELRQDQDRRFFEIMRAQAEDRHAIRSLLSQEAAPAAAATPDTRATLPPPALQKMGPADDTEAFIDLFERTAEIWGWPQDQWAARLVPLLSGEAQLAAQQLPASSLLAYPDLRKAILQRVGRSPEESRQLFRALKLDKSDRPFAFAQRLRDACRRWLLSRDRGVEELIDQVVLEQFVQRLPRKTAEWVQCHRPASLEEAVRLAEDHMAAIPRADEPSLSVSPSPVSSPVFFPPLFPLALLSPQGPFLPPAGAERLRAQLPGLGNTRQALPHPSAALLLRWGHPPARVRPQRLGRSAGGAETRTTSGISAR; this is encoded by the coding sequence atggaacagaatcgccccgtagagtcctcccagctggcggaagtcctccagtccctcgcgacactccatcaaagccaccaacaatccctgcttgagctccggcaagaccaggatcggcgcttcttcgagatcatgcgggctcaagcagaggaccggcacgccatccggagcctcctcagccaggaggccgctccagccgcagccgcgaccccggacacccgcgccaccttgcccccacccgcgttacagaagatggggccggcagatgatacAGAGGCGTTTATCGACCTGTTTGAAAGaacggcggagatttgggggtggccccaagaccagtgggcagcccgcctagtccctctcctgtccggggaagcgcaactcgcggcacaacaactgccggcatcaagcctcctggcttaccccgacctgaggaaagccatcctgcaacgggttggtcggagcccggaagaaagtcgccagctcttccgggccttgaagcttgataagtccgaccgcccgtttgcattcgcccagcggctccgtgatgcttgtcggaggtggctgctctcgagggaccgcggcgtcgaggaactaatcgaccaggtggtactggagcagtttgttcagcgtttgccccggaagacggccgagtgggtccagtgccaccgcccggcgtcgctggaggaagccgtccgactcgcggaggaccacatggcggcgatccctagggcggatgagccctctctgtctgtctccccttcccctgtgtcttcccctgtttttttccctcccctcttccctctcgctctgctctctccccagggtccgttcctgccccccgcaggcgcggagcgtttgcgcgcccagctccccggccttgggaacacccgccaagcccttccccatccttcagccgctctcctcctcaggtgggggcacccgccagcacgggtgcggccgcagcgcctgggccggtctgctggaggtgcggagacccggaccacttccgggatcagtgcccgctga